A part of Clarias gariepinus isolate MV-2021 ecotype Netherlands chromosome 14, CGAR_prim_01v2, whole genome shotgun sequence genomic DNA contains:
- the cbx7b gene encoding chromobox protein homolog 7 isoform X1 gives MELSAIGEQVFAVESIIKKRVRKGNVEYLLKWKGWPPKYSTWEPEEHILDPRLVLAYEEKEHKDRAVGWRKRGPKPKRLLVQGIYSMDLRSARKAVEQSPGHLHLSLAHHLDPKAGHAVQRFCPKESAVYHQLVHHNITKRNPKGPSVEHWDELEKDENYEEEVIGQEEAETDRATLNSNVETEGWSAITRPEEITLSPLCEEWRPVMGPEEVTVTDVTINSLTVTFREAFVAKGFFRSWELEL, from the exons ATGGAACTGTCAGCTATCGGAGAACAAGTGTTTGCTGTGGAATCGATCATTAAGAAGAGAGTGAGGAAG GGGAATGTGGAATATTTACTAAAGTGGAAGGGGTGGCCCCCAAA GTATAGCACTTGGGAACCCGAGGAGCATATACTGGATCCCCGGCTTGTTCTAGCATATGAGGAGAA AGAGCACAAGGACAGAGCAGTGGGATGGCGAAAGAGAGGACCTAAACCTAAAAGACTTCTTGTACAG GGTATTTACTCAATGGATCTCCGCAGTGCACGTAAAGCTGTAGAGCAGTCTCCAGGACATCTGCATCTGTCCCTTGCACACCACCTTGATCCAAAAGCTGGACATGCAGTGCAGAGATTCTGCCCCAAAGAAAGTGCTGTATATCATCAACTAGTTCACCATAATATAACTAAGAGGAACCCCAAAGGCCCTTCAGTGGAGCATTGGGATGAGTTGGAGAAGGATGAAAACTATGAAGAGGAGgttataggacaggaagaggcAGAGACTGACAGGGCCACTCTAAACA gtAATGTAGAGACAGAGGGTTGGAGTGCAATAACTAGACCAGAGGAAATTACATTGTCTCCATTGTGTGAGGAATGGAGGCCAGTTATGGGTCCAGAGGAGGTAACTGTGACAGATGTCACCATCAATTCACTGACAGTTACTTTTAGGGAGGCTTTTGTTGCAAAAGGCTTTTTTAGAAGCTGGGAACTGGAGCTGTAA
- the cbx7b gene encoding chromobox protein homolog 6 isoform X2, with protein sequence MELSAIGEQVFAVESIIKKRVRKGNVEYLLKWKGWPPKYSTWEPEEHILDPRLVLAYEEKEHKDRAVGWRKRGPKPKRLLVQGIYSMDLRSARKAVEQSPGHLHLSLAHHLDPKAGHAVQRFCPKESAVYHQLVHHNITKRNPKGPSVEHWDELEKDENYEEEVIGQEEAETDRATLNNLCNSPWHAVNQLLGHILTDGSPCLHNQCLVM encoded by the exons ATGGAACTGTCAGCTATCGGAGAACAAGTGTTTGCTGTGGAATCGATCATTAAGAAGAGAGTGAGGAAG GGGAATGTGGAATATTTACTAAAGTGGAAGGGGTGGCCCCCAAA GTATAGCACTTGGGAACCCGAGGAGCATATACTGGATCCCCGGCTTGTTCTAGCATATGAGGAGAA AGAGCACAAGGACAGAGCAGTGGGATGGCGAAAGAGAGGACCTAAACCTAAAAGACTTCTTGTACAG GGTATTTACTCAATGGATCTCCGCAGTGCACGTAAAGCTGTAGAGCAGTCTCCAGGACATCTGCATCTGTCCCTTGCACACCACCTTGATCCAAAAGCTGGACATGCAGTGCAGAGATTCTGCCCCAAAGAAAGTGCTGTATATCATCAACTAGTTCACCATAATATAACTAAGAGGAACCCCAAAGGCCCTTCAGTGGAGCATTGGGATGAGTTGGAGAAGGATGAAAACTATGAAGAGGAGgttataggacaggaagaggcAGAGACTGACAGGGCCACTCTAAACA acctctgcaattcgccctggcatgctgtcaatcaacttctgggccacatcctgactgatggcagcccatgcttgcataatcaatgcttg gtAATGTAG
- the josd1 gene encoding josephin-1, which translates to MGSAPCSGKGRGVGSFQELGCMPWKVSKQKGEAAGGGSAPESYEALNARVDPSPQQPPAIYHEKQHRELCALHALNNVFQDGAAFSREALQEICQRLSPSTMVTPHKKSMLGNGNYDVNVIMAALQTRGYEAVWWDKRRDVSSIALPNVTGFILNVPSNLRWGPLRLPLKRQHWIGVREVGGIFYNLDSKLRNPHPIGTADELRKFLRHQLRGKNCELLLVVPEEVEVHQTWRTDNV; encoded by the exons ATGGGGAGTGCACCATGTTCTGGTAAGGGGAGGGGGGTAGGTAGTTTTCAGGAGCTGGGTTGTATGCCATGGAAGGTGAGCAAGCAGAAAGGTGAGGCTGCTGGAGGGGGATCTGCCCCTGAATCATATGAAGCTTTAAATGCCAGAGTCGACCCTTCTCCTCAACAACCTCCTGCCATCTACCACGAGAAGCAACACAGAGAGTTATGTGCTCTGCATGCACTAAATAATGTCTTCCAAGATGGTGCAGCATTCAGTAGAGAGGCACTTCAAGAAATCTGCCAGAG GCTCTCCCCTAGCACAATGGTAACCCCTCACAAGAAGAGCATGCTGGGTAATGGCAACTATGATGTAAATGTCATTATGGCTGCATTACAGACTCGTGGTTATGAAGCTGTTTGGTGGGATAAAAGAAG aGATGTAAGCAGTATTGCACTGCCAAACGTGACGGGCTTTATTTTGAATGTGCCGTCCAACCTTCGTTGGGGTCCTCTGCGTCTGCCACTCAAACGGCAGCATTGGATTGGAGTGAGGGAAGTGGGTGGAATCTTCTATAACTTGGATTCAAAACTACGCAATCCCCATCCCATTGGAACAGCTGATGAGCTCAG GAAGTTCTTGCGTCACCAGCTTCGAGGGAAGAACTGTGAACTGCTGTTGGTTGTGCCAGAGGAGGTGGAGGTCCATCAAACCTGGAGGACTGATAATGTTTGA
- the xrcc6 gene encoding X-ray repair cross-complementing protein 6 isoform X1, with protein MADWADYRNEDDEVEQEEGEEPAGEYRSTGRDSLVFLVDASKEMFIKGEDGEPSNFDMTMQCVRSVYTSKIISSDRDLVALVFYGTEQSKNPRNSFKHVYVYHDLDSPGARHVQEIDKLRGDEGSQLAAETMGSGETSLGDALWCCSNLYSDIKLRLSHKRLMIFTCRDDPHGGDGIRDRQARTKADDLKETGVVIDLMHLTKPGGFDVSLFFSDIVSPSEDESELGLHLEPSGKLEELQKRVRAREMPKRAQSRITFSLGDDMKVAVGVYVLARTATKPPAVKLYRDTNEPVHTKTRLFHTQNGSLLLPSDTKKAQVYGNKQILMEKDEVDEIKKFDNPGLVLMGFKPMDRLKLHHHIRPALFIYPEEEQIAGNSCVFTALLQRCSERNVFALCKFTSRRNTPPRFVALVPQKEVLDNSQGQTAPSGFHAIFLPYADDIRTLDVHECPTASDEQTNKMKEIVHKLRFKYRSDAFENPVLQQHYRNLEALALDMVAPEAIEDFTMPKAKMMDERLGPLVQEFKDLVYPADYNPEGKPSAKRKPAEAGGGVDKKPKVEMSEDELRAHVAKGTLGKLTVPVLKDACKQFRVRTTGTKKQELIDALTEELSK; from the exons ATGGCTGATTGGGCAGATTACCGTAACGAGGATGACGAGGTTGAGcaggaagaaggagaagaacCTGCAG GAGAATACCGGAGCACTGGACGTGACAGCTTGGTATTCTTAGTGGACGCGTCTAAAGAAATGTTTATTAAGGGTGAAGATGGAGAACCCTCTAACTTTGACATGACAATGCAG TGTGTGCGCAGTGTGTACACCAGTAAAATCATAAGTAGTGACAGAGACCTGGTTGCACTGGTCTTTTATGGGACTGAGCAAAGCAAGAACCCCAGAAATTCTTTTAAACATGTCTACGTTTACCATGATCTAGATTCTCCTG GTGCTCGGCATGTACAGGAAATCGATAAACTGAGAGGTGATGAAGGGTCTCAGCTGGCTGCAGAGACCATGGGCAGTGGAGAGACGTCACTTGGAGATGCTCTGTGGTGCTGTTCAAACTTGTATAGTGACATTAAACTACGACTGTCTCACAAACGTCTCATGATTTTCACCTGCAGAGATGACCCTCATGGCGGAGACGGAATTCGAGACAGACAGGCTCGTACTAAGGCTGATGATCTTAAAGAGACAG GAGTGGTTATAGACTTAATGCACCTTACCAAGCCAGGAGGATTTGATGTTTCCCTGTTCTTTAGTGATATTGTAAGCCCCTCTGAGGATGAGAGTGAGCTTGGGCTGCATCTCGAACCCTCTGGGAAACTTGAGGAACTACAGAAGAGGGTCAGGGCTCGAGAGATGCCAAAGAGAGCCCAGAGTAG AATTACTTTTTCTTTGGGAGATGATATGAAAGTGGcagtgggtgtgtatgtgttggcCAGAACAGCCACAAAACCTCCTGCTGTAAAGTTGTACAGAGATACAAATGAGCCAGTTCACACTAAGACCCGTCTTTTCCACACCCAAAATGGAAGCCTGCTTCTGCCCAGTGATACCAAGAAAGCCCAG GtttatggaaacaaacaaattcTGATGGAGAAAGACGAAGTGGATGAGATTAAAAAGTTTGATAATCCAGGTTTGGTCCTGATGGGGTTTAAGCCAATGGATCGTTTGAAATTACACCATCATATACGACCTGCATTGTTCATATATCCCGAGGAGGAGCAAATTGCAGGCAA TTCCTGCGTATTCACAGCTTTGTTGCAAAGATGCAGTGAAAGAAATGTGTTTGCGTTGTGTAAATTCACTTCACGCCGTAACACTCCACCTCGGTTTGTTGCTTTGGTACCGCAAAAAGAAGTGTTGGACAACAGTCAGGGTCAAACTGCACCTTCAG GTTTTCATGCCATTTTCCTACCCTATGCGGATGATATACGTACTCTGGATGTGCATGAGTGTCCTACAGCCTCTGAtgaacaaactaacaaaatgaAAGAGATTGTGCACAAACTCCGATTTAAATATag gaGTGATGCATTTGAAAATCCAGTTCTTCAGCAGCATTATAGGAATTTAGAGGCCCTAGCTCTGGATATGGTGGCACCTGAAGCCATTGAGGACTTTACAA TGCCCAAGGCAAAAATGATGGATGAGCGACTTGGTCCTCTAGTTCAAGAATTCAAAGATTTGGTCTATCCAGCGGATTACAACCCTGAGGGCAAGCCATCAGCCAAACGCAAACCAG CTGAGGCTGGGGGAGGTGTAGACAAAAAGCCAAAAGTTGAGATGTCAGAAGATGAGCTGCGAGCCCATGTGGCAAAAGGAACTTTGGGGAAGCTGACAGTGCCTGTACTCAAAGATGCCTGTAAACAATTCAGAGTACGGACCACAGGCACCAAGAAACAGGAACTCATTGATGCTCTGACTGAAGAGCTTTCTAAATAA
- the xrcc6 gene encoding X-ray repair cross-complementing protein 6 isoform X2 — translation MADWADYRNEDDEVEQEEGEEPAGEYRSTGRDSLVFLVDASKEMFIKGEDGEPSNFDMTMQCVRSVYTSKIISSDRDLVALVFYGTEQSKNPRNSFKHVYVYHDLDSPGARHVQEIDKLRGDEGSQLAAETMGSGETSLGDALWCCSNLYSDIKLRLSHKRLMIFTCRDDPHGGDGIRDRQARTKADDLKETGVVIDLMHLTKPGGFDVSLFFSDIVSPSEDESELGLHLEPSGKLEELQKRVRAREMPKRAQSRITFSLGDDMKVAVGVYVLARTATKPPAVKLYRDTNEPVHTKTRLFHTQNGSLLLPSDTKKAQVYGNKQILMEKDEVDEIKKFDNPGLVLMGFKPMDRLKLHHHIRPALFIYPEEEQIAGSSCVFTALLQRCSERNVFALCKFTSRRNTPPRFVALVPQKEVLDNSQGQTAPSGFHAIFLPYADDIRTLDVHECPTASDEQTNKMKEIVHKLRFKYRSDAFENPVLQQHYRNLEALALDMVAPEAIEDFTMPKAKMMDERLGPLVQEFKDLVYPADYNPEGKPSAKRKPAEAGGGVDKKPKVEMSEDELRAHVAKGTLGKLTVPVLKDACKQFRVRTTGTKKQELIDALTEELSK, via the exons ATGGCTGATTGGGCAGATTACCGTAACGAGGATGACGAGGTTGAGcaggaagaaggagaagaacCTGCAG GAGAATACCGGAGCACTGGACGTGACAGCTTGGTATTCTTAGTGGACGCGTCTAAAGAAATGTTTATTAAGGGTGAAGATGGAGAACCCTCTAACTTTGACATGACAATGCAG TGTGTGCGCAGTGTGTACACCAGTAAAATCATAAGTAGTGACAGAGACCTGGTTGCACTGGTCTTTTATGGGACTGAGCAAAGCAAGAACCCCAGAAATTCTTTTAAACATGTCTACGTTTACCATGATCTAGATTCTCCTG GTGCTCGGCATGTACAGGAAATCGATAAACTGAGAGGTGATGAAGGGTCTCAGCTGGCTGCAGAGACCATGGGCAGTGGAGAGACGTCACTTGGAGATGCTCTGTGGTGCTGTTCAAACTTGTATAGTGACATTAAACTACGACTGTCTCACAAACGTCTCATGATTTTCACCTGCAGAGATGACCCTCATGGCGGAGACGGAATTCGAGACAGACAGGCTCGTACTAAGGCTGATGATCTTAAAGAGACAG GAGTGGTTATAGACTTAATGCACCTTACCAAGCCAGGAGGATTTGATGTTTCCCTGTTCTTTAGTGATATTGTAAGCCCCTCTGAGGATGAGAGTGAGCTTGGGCTGCATCTCGAACCCTCTGGGAAACTTGAGGAACTACAGAAGAGGGTCAGGGCTCGAGAGATGCCAAAGAGAGCCCAGAGTAG AATTACTTTTTCTTTGGGAGATGATATGAAAGTGGcagtgggtgtgtatgtgttggcCAGAACAGCCACAAAACCTCCTGCTGTAAAGTTGTACAGAGATACAAATGAGCCAGTTCACACTAAGACCCGTCTTTTCCACACCCAAAATGGAAGCCTGCTTCTGCCCAGTGATACCAAGAAAGCCCAG GtttatggaaacaaacaaattcTGATGGAGAAAGACGAAGTGGATGAGATTAAAAAGTTTGATAATCCAGGTTTGGTCCTGATGGGGTTTAAGCCAATGGATCGTTTGAAATTACACCATCATATACGACCTGCATTGTTCATATATCCCGAGGAGGAGCAAATTGCAG GGAGTTCCTGCGTATTCACAGCTTTGTTGCAAAGATGCAGTGAAAGAAATGTGTTTGCGTTGTGTAAATTCACTTCACGCCGTAACACTCCACCTCGGTTTGTTGCTTTGGTACCGCAAAAAGAAGTGTTGGACAACAGTCAGGGTCAAACTGCACCTTCAG GTTTTCATGCCATTTTCCTACCCTATGCGGATGATATACGTACTCTGGATGTGCATGAGTGTCCTACAGCCTCTGAtgaacaaactaacaaaatgaAAGAGATTGTGCACAAACTCCGATTTAAATATag gaGTGATGCATTTGAAAATCCAGTTCTTCAGCAGCATTATAGGAATTTAGAGGCCCTAGCTCTGGATATGGTGGCACCTGAAGCCATTGAGGACTTTACAA TGCCCAAGGCAAAAATGATGGATGAGCGACTTGGTCCTCTAGTTCAAGAATTCAAAGATTTGGTCTATCCAGCGGATTACAACCCTGAGGGCAAGCCATCAGCCAAACGCAAACCAG CTGAGGCTGGGGGAGGTGTAGACAAAAAGCCAAAAGTTGAGATGTCAGAAGATGAGCTGCGAGCCCATGTGGCAAAAGGAACTTTGGGGAAGCTGACAGTGCCTGTACTCAAAGATGCCTGTAAACAATTCAGAGTACGGACCACAGGCACCAAGAAACAGGAACTCATTGATGCTCTGACTGAAGAGCTTTCTAAATAA
- the desi1b gene encoding desumoylating isopeptidase 1b isoform X1, which translates to MEDQTYNVKLYIYDISKGLARQLSPMLLGKQLEGIWHTAIVIHGMEYFFGGQGIANCPPGATLLGEPDSIVDLGNTEVSKDIFTEYLSSLQESTFRPETYHLFEHNCNTFSSEIAQFLTGRKIPSYITDLPSDVLSTPFGQTLRPLIESVTIVPSTNNSFNGPHGQRQRLVLDT; encoded by the exons ATGGAGGATCAGACCTACAATGTAAAGCTCTATATTTATGACATATCAAAGGGACTTGCTCGCCAGCTGAGTCCTATGCTGTTAG GAAAACAACTCGAAGGAATTTG GCACACAGCAATTGTAATCCATGGAATGGAGTATTTCTTTGGAGGACAGGGTATAGCAAACTGCCCACCG GGTGCTACACTGCTGGGAGAGCCTGATTCCATAGTGGATTTGGGAAACACAGAAGTTTCTAAGGACATATTTACAGAATATCTTTCATCCCTTCAGGAGTCCACATTCAG ACCAGAGACATACCATCTTTTCGAGCACAACTGTAACACTTTCAGTAGTGAGATAGCCCAGTTTTTAACAGGAAGAAAAATTCCATCATACATTACTGACCTACCATCTGATGTCCTTTCCAC CCCTTTTGGACAAACGCTGCGTCCTTTGATTGAATCTGTCACCATTGTCCCATCTACCAACAACTCTTTCAATGGACCCCATGGACAGAG GCAGAGGCTTGTTCTTGACACATAG
- the desi1b gene encoding desumoylating isopeptidase 1b isoform X2: MEDQTYNVKLYIYDISKGLARQLSPMLLGKQLEGIWHTAIVIHGMEYFFGGQGIANCPPGATLLGEPDSIVDLGNTEVSKDIFTEYLSSLQESTFRPETYHLFEHNCNTFSSEIAQFLTGRKIPSYITDLPSDVLSTPFGQTLRPLIESVTIVPSTNNSFNGPHGQS, from the exons ATGGAGGATCAGACCTACAATGTAAAGCTCTATATTTATGACATATCAAAGGGACTTGCTCGCCAGCTGAGTCCTATGCTGTTAG GAAAACAACTCGAAGGAATTTG GCACACAGCAATTGTAATCCATGGAATGGAGTATTTCTTTGGAGGACAGGGTATAGCAAACTGCCCACCG GGTGCTACACTGCTGGGAGAGCCTGATTCCATAGTGGATTTGGGAAACACAGAAGTTTCTAAGGACATATTTACAGAATATCTTTCATCCCTTCAGGAGTCCACATTCAG ACCAGAGACATACCATCTTTTCGAGCACAACTGTAACACTTTCAGTAGTGAGATAGCCCAGTTTTTAACAGGAAGAAAAATTCCATCATACATTACTGACCTACCATCTGATGTCCTTTCCAC CCCTTTTGGACAAACGCTGCGTCCTTTGATTGAATCTGTCACCATTGTCCCATCTACCAACAACTCTTTCAATGGACCCCATGGACAGAG TTGA